One Cryptococcus neoformans var. neoformans B-3501A chromosome 10, whole genome shotgun sequence DNA window includes the following coding sequences:
- a CDS encoding hypothetical protein (HMMPfam hit to Cu-oxidase, Multicopper oxidase, score: 145.8, E(): 9.5e-41) — protein MTRISALLATIPLLAQAVSAATIEHWWNISYAVANPDGLFERRVIGVNGSWPPPPLLATQGDTILIHAYNGLNDPNIGTALHTHGISFNGSNYYDGAVGITQCSIPMGETLDYVIDTNLQAGTFWMHGHYLGQYVDGLRSPLVIEPQNATGRSDDLTWDDDYTLVVSDWYHRQHLDLLTNDFLTWENPTGAEPVPDSAVIYLVKDGKYYPSAEDVANGAAVSDNLSIPFEAGKKYKIRVINMSALAMFYIALDQHDINIIEVDGVEVEPYSVDALPLSVAQRYSILVEAKNETDRNYAMTVMQDVEMYDYLPDELVLNNTIQISYSSSNPHADEVVYPEEFTDIDDTLLTPLLRSAMAPADIEYTLHVNFDTYDDGNNRGSFNNVTFQEPPTASIFTALTMGNASFLPSVYGAQTNAFTYPHMANIQLTVYNWDAGSHPFHFHGHEFQVVQKSFDVTDEEDEGNGEIVEGQENPMRRDTITIPATGKVVLRWRADNPGAWFFHCHIDWHLSSGLAAVFIEAPEKFQENTVVPQTIVDHCKYWGLPTSGNVVGLNSTTDFDGQPWGPFPLVIGWTPAALTSIFFCVTTAVIGIATVLWYNQDTLDSRDMEEHIRRKIEAKKRRSGLLRRLRGE, from the exons ATGACCCGTATATCAGCTCTTCTCGCAACAATACCTCTGCTTGCCCAAGCAGTCTCAGCGGCCACAATTGAGCATTGGTGGAACATCAGCTACGCTGTGGCTAACCCCGACGGA CTttttgaaagaagagtaaTTGGTGTCAATGGTTCATGGCC TCCTCCACCATTGCTGGCAACCCAAGGAGACACCATTCTCATCCACGCATACAATGGTCTCAACGATCCCAATATCGGTACCGCTTTGCACACTCACGGAATATCCTTCAACGGCTCGAACTACTATGACGGAGCGGTCGGAATCACGCAGTGTTCTATACCGATGGGTGAGACGCTGGATTATGTGATTGACACGAATTTACAGGCGGGCACGTTTTGGATGCACGGACATTACTTGGGACAGTACGTTGACGGGTTGAGATCTC CCCTAGTAATTGAACCTCAAAACGCCACAGGCCGCTCGGACGACCTGACTTGGGACGATGACTACACCTTGGTAGTCTCCGATTGGTACCACCGCCAACATCTGGATTTGTTGACCAACGATTTTTTGACATGGGAGAACCCTACGGGCGCGGAACCAGTCCCAGACTCGGCTGTCATCTATCTCGTCAAGGACGGCAAGTATTATCCTTCGGCCGAAGACGTGGCGAATGGTGCTGCGGTTAGCGACAACTTGAGTATTCCATTTGAAGCTGGGAAAAAGTACAAGATAAGGGTAATAAACATGTCTGCTTTGGCTA TGTTCTACATTGCGCTTGACCAACACGACATCAACATTATTGAAGTTGACGGCGTCGAGGTTGAGCCGTATTCTGTCGATGCTTTGCCGCTCTCTGTCGCGCAGAGATATTCCATCTTGGTAGAGGCAAAGAATGAAACAGACAGGAATTACGCCATGACGGTGATGCAAGATGTGGAAATGTACGATTACCTCCCCGACGAACTCGTGTTGAACAACACCATTCAAATCTcctactcttcttccaatcccCACGCGGACGAGGTCGTCTACCCCGAAGAATTCACAGATATCGACGATACCCTCCTCACGCCCCTTCTTCGGTCCGCCATGGCTCCTGCTGATATCGAATACACACTCCATGTCAATTTCGACACTTACGACGACGGTAATAACCGGGGTAGTTTTAATAATGTCACCTTCCAGGAACCTCCTACAgcttccatcttcaccgCATTGACTATGGGGAACgcatctttccttccttccgtTTATGGCGCCCAGACTAACGCTTTTACGTATCCGCACATGGCCAACATCCAGTTGACAGTGTACAACTGGGACGCTGGCTCGCACCCCTTTCATTTCCACGGGCACGAGTTCCAGGTTGTGCAAAAGAGTTTCGACGTgacagatgaagaggatgaagggaatGGGGAGATTGTCGAGGGGCAAGAAAATCCGATGAGGAGGGATACGATCACCATTCCGGCCACTGGCAAGGTGGTCCTTAGGTGGAGGGCTGATAATCCCGGAGCATGGTTCTTCCATTGTCAT ATTGATTGGCATTTGTCATCGGGTTTAGCGGCGGTGTTTATTGAAGCACCTGAAAAATTCCAAGAGAACACTGTCGTCCCCCAAACAATTGTTGACCACTGTAAATACTGGGGTCTACCCACCAGCGGTAACGTAGTCGGTCTGAACTCGACAACCGATTTCGATGGTCAGCCATGGGGTCCCTTCCCGCTTGTCATC GGATGGACACCCGCAGCATTGacctcaatcttcttctgcgtCACCACCGCTGTCATCGGTATCGCGACGGTTCTCTGGTATAAT
- a CDS encoding hypothetical protein (Match to EST gb|CF190595.1|CF190595) has product MPSVPPGEKAPPSTSAPVPDSDACPPLSTTCQDQIQKESAAADPIIPATSTAIPQASPDLTLRCKYEGNEKADLTDEGKQLYNDGCASSTRTVSEETPPEFQSSSLPPGCSWGPELAPDLLNALKLDPSHYPSTTSSVGASAGVSETVPRIIWVSFPPSCPHNPFFFSRARKLGITAVATCFTLLTSVNVSAYSIGETSMCRDLGISTEIAAVGLGIYCFGFAITPMILAPLSEEFGRRWTYVAAVFIFLVFHIMMAAAKNLATMLIARIIQGCAGSVGSTLVGGTIADIYLPVQRGLPSAVFAFAAIAGSGMGPVIYAWVESTPRLEWRWIWWLQSMTIGALFPFILLIMRETRESVILRRRAAKLRKEHQSGDNHEKGYHNLFQAPDGVIGRFTARSEMNRIGLWEAMRTSALRPFTFLIVEPVVAFFALWMSIAWGVLYIQIGGLPYVFRNIYGFSTNQIGLIYLSIVIGALIGFFANFVQDAIYRRRFHLDGVEARLYAPMVAGITFPLGCFLFGFTSLQSIYWLVPCIGIVIIIASCLTIYISAFVYLSECYGSYASSAIAAQSFLRNAFGGAFSMFTVKMYIAITPRWTIFTWGVVALILATVPFIAFYKGTVIRAHSKYSKILMREERERIEREKEN; this is encoded by the exons ATGCCTTCTGTTCCTCCTGGAGAAAAGGCGCCACCATCTACTTCCGCTCCGGTGCCCGACTCCGATGCCTGCCCCCCACTTTCTACTACCTGTCAAGACCAAATCCAAAAAGAGTCAGCAGCCGCTGATCCAATAATTCCGGcaacctccaccgccaTTCCTCAAGCTTCTCCTGACCTCACTTTGCGATGTAAGTATGAGGGCAATGAGAAAGCTGATCTGACGGACGAGGGCAAACAACTATACAATGATGGTTGCGCGAGCTCAACAAGAACCGTTAGCGAAGAGACACCTCCCGAGTTTCAAAGTAGTTCGCTCCCACCAGGATGTAGCTGGGGACCCGAACTCGCTCCTGACCTCCTCAACGCCCTCAAACTCGATCCATCTCATTATCCATCCACCACATCCTCGGTCGGAGCTTCCGCCGGAGTTTCCGAAACCGTTCCCCGCATTATATGGGTATCGTTCCCTCCAAGCTGTCCACATaaccctttcttcttctctcgagCTCGCAAGCTTGGTATCACGGCAGTAGCGACATGCTTCACTCTGTTAACCAGCGTGAATGTCTCGGCGTACTCCATAGGGGAGACTTCAATGTGTAGAGATTTAGGTATCTCCACCGAGATTGCGGCCGTCGGGCTCGGTATCTACTGTTTC GGCTTCGCCATAACTCCAATGATCCTCGCACCTCTCTCTGAAGAATTCGGCAGACGATGGACGTACGTCGCCGCAGTCTTCATATTCCTTGTTTTCCACATCATGATGGCGGCAGCCAAAAATCTCGCGACCATGTTAATCGCTCGAATCATTCAAGGTTGTGCTGGAAGTGTAGGCTCGACATTGGTGGGCGGCACCATTGCGGATATCTACCTCCCTGTCCA GCGAGGTCTGCCATCGGCAGTTTTTGCATTCGCAGCAATCGCAGGGAGTGGTATGGGTCCAGTTATTTATGCATGGGTTGAATCGACCCCACGTTTGGAATGGAGGTGGATATGGTGGTTACAGTCAA TGACCATTGGTGccctcttcccattcatCCTACTCATTATGCGAGAGACACGTGAATCCGTCATCCTTCGTCGACGAGCTGCAAAACTTCGCAAGGAGCACCAATCTGGAGACAACCATGAAAAAGGCTATCATAATCTCTTCCAAGCTCCAGACGGGGTAATAGGCAGGTTCACAGCTAGGAGTGAAATGAATAGGATTGGATTATGGGAAGCTATGCGCACGAGTGCCCTCAGACCATTCA CCTTCCTCATCGTTGAACCAGTTGTTGCTTTCTTTGCTCTTTGGATGTCTATCGCT TGGGGAGTTTTATACATCCAAATCGGCGGTCTCCCTTATGTGTTTAGAAATATCTACGGTTTCTCCACCAATCAAATCGGCCTCATCTACCTCTCCATCGTGATTGGCGCTCTTATCGGCTTCTTTGCTAATTTTGTCCAGGACGCAATCTACCGTCGTCGTTTCCATTTGGACGGTGTCGAAGCTCGACTTTACGCCCCAATGGTCGCCGGAATaacttttcctttgggTTGTTTCTTGTTCGGGTTCACAAGTCTTCAGAGCATTTATTGGCTGGTGCCTTGTATTGGGATCGTCATCATTATTGCCAGCTGTTTGACTATTTACATCAGTGCTTTCGTGTA TCTGTCAGAATGTTACGGCTCATACGCCTCTTCCGCCATAGCAGCCCAAAGTTTCCTCCGAAACGCATTTGGAGGTGCGTTTTCAATGTTCACTGTCAAA ATGTACATCGCTATAACACCCCGATGGACAATCTTCACATGGGGTGTTGTCGCCCTCATTCTTGCCACGGTACCTTTTATTGCCTTCTACAAAGGTACTGTCATCCGTGCCCACTCCAAGTATTCCAAAATTTTAATGCgcgaggagagagaaaggatcgagagggagaaggaaaactGA
- a CDS encoding hypothetical protein (Match to EST gb|CF189665.1|CF189665), with the protein MSASSQPRLSVREAALAAVQARLNPPPSYDSSSAHASNPGVSGAAPQAATNNGSTVAEQTPFSPPGSRASPRPTFTDKEERELKLKFGKLLDRGIVRDNGYKESAEAVETLLKIANNILSSDDPKYRTIKATNGMLQKKVLSVKGGHDYIIALGFRTKTVDFVKIYVFEKTLRSTHELKIGAEILQGHLTSLKERVNLSSQSLLNYNQEEAARRAQALREIEADRESVKIRAERERQARETKEQAKRERRERGEAEEAEEVVDRDDERRREMANAVVRNDRDYRRNTVEDEYSEDDDYPPTYGETFFGEGRRLGD; encoded by the exons ATGAGCGCTTCATCCCAGCCTAGGCTTAGTGTAAGAGAAGCGGCTCTTGCCGCTGTCCAAGCACGACTTAACCCGCCACCTTCATACGACAGTTCATCCGCTCACGCCTCAAACCCCGGCGTCAGTGGCGCCGCTCCTCAAGCCGCAACGAATAATGGAAGCACTGTCGCCGAACAGACCCCTTTCTCACCCCCCGGTTCAAGGGCGAGTCCAAGACCTACCTTCACGGAtaaagaggagagggaacTGAAACTGAAGTTTGGGAAATTGTTGGATCGCGGGATCGTTAGGGATAATGGCTATAAAGAAAGTGCGGAAGCTGTTGAG ACATTATTGAAGATTGCTAACAATATTCTTTCGAGCGATGATCCTAAGTACCGAACTATCAAGGCCACCAATGGCATGttgcagaagaaggtttTGTCGGTGAAAGGTGGCCATGACTATATCATTGCT CTCGGCTTTCGGACGAAGACAGTCGATTTCGTCAAGATATACGTGTTTGAGAAGACACTTCGGTCGACACACGAGCTCAAGATTGGTGCAGAAATACTTCAAGGCCAC TTAACATCTCTCAAAGAAAGAGTGAACCTCTCATCGCAATCGCTCCTCAATTACAACCAAGAAGAGGCCGCCCGCCGAGCTCAAGCACTCCGCGAAATTGAAGCCGATCGTGAATCTGTAAAGATCCGGGCAGAGAGGGAACGACAAGCTCGAGAAACCAAAGAGCAGGCtaagagggagagaagggagagaggggaagCCGAAGAGGCCGAGGAAGTGGTCGATagggatgatgagaggCGGAGGGAGATGGCAAATGCTGTGGTCAGGAATGATAGAGACTATAGGCGCAACActgttgaggatgagtatagtgaggatgacgatTATCCTCCAACATATGGGGAAACTTTCtttggggaaggaaggaggttgggTGATTAA
- a CDS encoding hypothetical protein (HMMPfam hit to DJ-1_PfpI, DJ-1/PfpI family, score: 72.0, E(): 1.6e-18) produces MSPKKILIIMSDASSIPLHKTSQCGETTADQSSGFFLMELAKPLSKFLSAGCEVTFASPLGKTPTPDPTSESLVAFALNFYERKRENDLIARMMRENGFASPRTFQSISDEELDGFAAVFIPGGHAPLADLGADPELGRILAHFHHEGKPTAVICHGPYGLLSTKATPEGTFLYKGYKITSWSDAEEKMMETLWGGEVPRVESTLREAGAEMVEGLGEKIGRITVDRELISGGNPLAANALAEQVLKMVEAQ; encoded by the coding sequence CCCAAGAAGATCCTTATAATCATGTCCGACGCGTCCTCAATCCCTCTCCACAAAACCTCTCAATGCGGAGAGACCACTGCAGACCAGAGCtctggcttcttcttgatggaACTGGCAAAGCCACTATCCAAATTCCTCTCGGCAGGCTGCGAAGTGACCTTCGCCTCCCCGCTTGGCAAGACTCCCACTCCCGACCCTACCAGCGAGAGCCTCGTGGCCTTCGCCTTGAATTTCTACGAACGCAAGCGTGAGAACGACCTCATCGCTAGGATGATGCGAGAGAACGGATTTGCGTCACCGAGGACCTTCCAAAGCATCTCGGATGAGGAACTGGATGGGTTCGCGGCCGTGTTTATTCCAGGTGGCCATGCGCCGCTGGCTGATCTAGGGGCCGATCCGGAGCTGGGAAGGATCCTTGCCCATTTCCATCATGAGGGGAAGCCGACGGCGGTGATTTGTCATGGGCCTTATGGGCTGTTGAGCACCAAGGCGACGCCGGAAGGGACGTTCTTGTACAAGGGGTACAAGATTACCTCGTGGTCTGATgcggaggagaagatgatggaaacCCTGTGGGGAGGCGAGGTGCCAAGGGTGGAGAGTACTCTCCGTGAGGCTGGTGCTGAGATGGTTGAAGGACTaggagagaagattggCAGAATTACGGTGGATAGGGAGCTAATCAGTGGTGGCAATCCTCTAGCTGCGAATGCGCTAGCAGAGCAGGTTTTGAAAATGGTCGAGGCTCAGTAA